Part of the Kineococcus aurantiacus genome, ACCGAGGCCACGCTGGCGCTGCCGGACCCGAACAACTTCGACGGCGACCTGAAGATCCGCCGCCGGGGCAGCGAGGACTGGGAGGTGCTGGCCCAGACGAAGGCGCTGTCCACGCGCGGCACCGGGGCGCTGGAGATGGCGCGCTCGATCCGCGAGGGCCGTCCCCACCGCGTCCAGGGCGCCTTGGCCCACCACGTCGTGGACGTCATGCAGTCGATCATCGAGTCGGCCACGACCGGCGCCTTCGTCGCGATCGACAGCACGGTGGAGGTCGCCCCCCTGCTGCCCGAGGACTGGGACCCCACGGTCGCCACCCTCCGCTGAGGCCTCGGCACGCACACGCTCCCTGCACCTGCACACGAGACCGTGTCCAAGGCGCCCGAGGCCGGGTGATCTCGTCCCAGCGCACAGCCGCGCTGAGGGTCCTCCCACTCGATGGCCCGCCCGGGGCCGGTCCTGCACCCCTGGGCCTCGGCTGCACCCTCGGCTGGGCCCGCTGCCCGATCGCCGGCCGGGCTCGGTCTTCGGCGGTTGCTGGTGTCGTCGCCAGGTTCGAGCCGCTGAGGAGCGCTCACGGACTTGGCCGGCTCCGACCCGTCGTCTTGCCACGAGCCCGCCTCACGGCGGGGCGCGCGAGGTCGACGACAGGCTCCCCTCCGCGACCACACCGCAGAGACGATCCACCCCCAGATCACGACCCCACCACCGCTCGGAAGGAAGTCGTCTCCATGTCGAACACCGTCCCTCCCCCTGCCGGCGGCCGCTCCACGCGCCGTACGTTCCTGGCCGCCTCCAGCGTCGCCGCCGGTGGCTTCGCCCTCGCAGCCTGCGGCGGCGGGAGCGCAGGTGGCACGGGCTCGGAGGACAGCACGCTGCCCGGCATCGGCAACAACGGCAAGGTCGGCAGCGGACGCAAGGGGGAGGGCGCCGACCAGCTGTTCCTGGCCGGTTTCCAGTTCAGCCCACCGACGAACTTCAACACCTTCGCCGGTGCCCCGGCGTGGCCGGCGGCCAACAACGTCGCCCAGTACGTCTACGAGACGCTGCTGCGGTTCAACGTCTTGACCGGTGAGCTGAAGCCGGGCCTGGCCGCCGACTACAGCGTCGACGGGACGTCGTCGGTCTCGATGACGCTGCAGGAGGGCATCACGTGGTCGGACGGGACTCCCTTCACGGCTGACGACGTCCTCTACACCTTCGAGCTGGGCAAGATCGACCCGTCGCTGTCGGTGGCGGCGTTCTGGACCGAAGCGGACTCGATCACCGCCGACGGCGACACCGTCACCGTGGCCATCAACCCCGACCGCAAGAACGTCGGCATGGTCCTGCAGCAGCTCGCGGTGCAGTTCATCGTCCCCAAGGCCGTGTTCGAGAAGGTCGCCGCCCAGACCGGGAACAAGCTCGCGAGCTGGGAGACCAAGGAGCTGCTCGGTACCGGGCCCTACACGCTGGAGAAGGCTGACCAGACCCAGATCATCCTCGCCCGCAACGACAAGTACTGGGGTCAGAAGTTCTACGGGGGACTGCCGGCCCCCACGAAGATCATCCACCCGATCTTCAAGTCGAACGAGGACGGCAACCTGAAGTTCCAGAACGGTGAGCTGGACGTCATGCAGGCATTCGTGCCGCAGATCTCGAAGATGTGGGACTCCGGGAAGCCGGTCGGAACTTACCTCAAGGACGAGCCGTACTTCGTGCCCGGCTCGGTGCCGCTGCTGTTCTTCAACACCGCCAGGGGCGCCCTGGCCGATCCGCAGGTGCGCCGAGCCATCGCCTTCGCCATCGACTACGCCTCCATCGCCGAGACGGCCATGTCCGGATATTCCGGCGACGTGCAGGCCTCGCTCATCATTCCCGGCGGCGCGGAGGACAAGTGGGCCGACGCCGGCCGGGCCCAGGCCGACGGGTGGACCTTCGACGCAGCCAAGGCGGACCAGACGCTCACCGCCGCCGGCTACGCCAAGGGCTCGGACGGCGTGTACGCCAAGGGCGGACAGCGCCTGGGCCCCTGGAAGCTCATCACGCCGCAGGGCTGGACCGACTGGAACGCCGCGCTGGAGATCGTCGCGAAGAACCTGCAGGCCGTTGGCATCGACGCCGCGACGAACTTCCCCCAGCAGGCCCAGGTGACGACGCAGGTGCAGAACGGCGACTTCGACATGGCCTGCTGGTACGTGTCGGGAACCAACCCCGCCACGCCCTGGCAGCGGTTCAGCGACGTCATGAGCAACGTCGAACTCGCCCCCGCCGGCCAGACCGCCTACCGCAACTACGGCCGGTGGACCAGCGACCAGGTGAACGACCTGCTGGAGGCGGCCGCGGCCGCCCCCGACGACGGCTCGAAGAAGCAGGCGCTCACCGCGCTGGACGACCTGTACCGGCAGCAGGCGCCGGCCGTACCGCTCATGTACCGCCCCGATGAGTTCTTCGAGTTCAACGCCAGCAACTGGACGAACTTCCCGACCGAGGCGAACGCCTACGCCCCGCCCATGTTCCGCGGGGCCGGCAACGACTGGCTCTTCAAGATCAAGAAGATCGAGGGCTGAGGTCCGACCGTGAAGCTCGGACAGTACATCGCCCGCAAGTCGCTGTGGTACCTCGTCGCCCTGGTCGCGGCGGTGTCCCTCAACTTCCTGCTGCCCCGGCTCGTGCCGGGCAACCCGGTGGACGTCATCGTCTCCAACCTGGCCCGGGGCGGGTCCGTCAGCGGAGAGCAGCAGAAGCAGATCTACGAGGGCTTCGTCCAGCAGTTCGGACTGGACGCACCCCTGTGGCAGCAGTTCCTCACCTACCTGGGCAAGGTCTTCTCCGGAGACCTCGGGACGTCGTTCGCCTCCTACCCGACCTCGGTGAACAGCCTGCTCGGGGACGCGCTGCCGTGGTCCATCGCCGTGCAACTGCCGGCCATCGTCATCGGCTGGGTGCTGGGAAACGTCGTGGGGGCCATCGCCGCCTTCCGCGGGGGCAACTGGGACCGCAGCGTCTTCACCTCCTCGCTGTTCCTGTCCGCCATGCCCTACTACTGCCTGTCCATCCTGCTGCTGTACGCGCTGGCCGTCGTGGCCGGGGTCTTCCCGGTCGGTGGGGCCTACTCCCTGGGCAACAGCCCGTCGTTCTCGCTGGGCTTCCTGACCGACGCCCTGCAGTACTACTGGTTGCCGTTCCTGTCCCTGGTCATCGTCTTCATCGGTGGCCAGGCCGTGGGCATGCGCTCGATGGCGATCTACGAGCTGGGCGGTGACTACGTCAACTACGGCCGCGCCATGGGCATCGGGGACAACCGGATCACCCGGTACATCTTCCGCAACGCCATGCTCCCGCAGATCACGGGCCTGGCGCTGTCGATCGGGACGCTGGTCAGCGGGGCCCTCATCACCGAGCTGGTGTTCAACTACCCCGGCGTCGGGACGCTGCTGTTCAACGCCATCTCCCAGAACGACTACCCGGTCATCCAGGCGATCACGTTGATCATCACGCTGGCGGTGCTGGCCTCGAACTTCCTGGTCGAGATCGTCTACGGCATCGTCGACCCGCGCATCCGCGCGGCCGCCTCCGGGGAGAAGTGACATGTCC contains:
- a CDS encoding ABC transporter substrate-binding protein, which produces MSNTVPPPAGGRSTRRTFLAASSVAAGGFALAACGGGSAGGTGSEDSTLPGIGNNGKVGSGRKGEGADQLFLAGFQFSPPTNFNTFAGAPAWPAANNVAQYVYETLLRFNVLTGELKPGLAADYSVDGTSSVSMTLQEGITWSDGTPFTADDVLYTFELGKIDPSLSVAAFWTEADSITADGDTVTVAINPDRKNVGMVLQQLAVQFIVPKAVFEKVAAQTGNKLASWETKELLGTGPYTLEKADQTQIILARNDKYWGQKFYGGLPAPTKIIHPIFKSNEDGNLKFQNGELDVMQAFVPQISKMWDSGKPVGTYLKDEPYFVPGSVPLLFFNTARGALADPQVRRAIAFAIDYASIAETAMSGYSGDVQASLIIPGGAEDKWADAGRAQADGWTFDAAKADQTLTAAGYAKGSDGVYAKGGQRLGPWKLITPQGWTDWNAALEIVAKNLQAVGIDAATNFPQQAQVTTQVQNGDFDMACWYVSGTNPATPWQRFSDVMSNVELAPAGQTAYRNYGRWTSDQVNDLLEAAAAAPDDGSKKQALTALDDLYRQQAPAVPLMYRPDEFFEFNASNWTNFPTEANAYAPPMFRGAGNDWLFKIKKIEG
- a CDS encoding ABC transporter permease subunit; translation: MKLGQYIARKSLWYLVALVAAVSLNFLLPRLVPGNPVDVIVSNLARGGSVSGEQQKQIYEGFVQQFGLDAPLWQQFLTYLGKVFSGDLGTSFASYPTSVNSLLGDALPWSIAVQLPAIVIGWVLGNVVGAIAAFRGGNWDRSVFTSSLFLSAMPYYCLSILLLYALAVVAGVFPVGGAYSLGNSPSFSLGFLTDALQYYWLPFLSLVIVFIGGQAVGMRSMAIYELGGDYVNYGRAMGIGDNRITRYIFRNAMLPQITGLALSIGTLVSGALITELVFNYPGVGTLLFNAISQNDYPVIQAITLIITLAVLASNFLVEIVYGIVDPRIRAAASGEK